The nucleotide window CTTTACCTTATAACAAACAAGATATCATGCTTGATACAAAAAGATGGTGTTAAAGAATGTAAAGGGTATGATTTCCGATGTAAATATGAGTAAAAAATCCAATCCTAGTTTACCATAATTGAGATGGCATGTATCGATACCCAAATTAAGTCAATGGATTCTAATTAATTATGAGAAATACAACTTCACAAGGCACTAGAACAAATTATTACAATAACCAAGAATAATTAAAAGAACTCTGCATGGTCTGACTCAATAGAATGAGTAGGTTCTTTTCTTCTCTtgcttatttatttacttattgaGAGTTAACTCAATACAATGAGTAATTCAGGTTAACATTTAATTATAGATCAACTTAGAAATTGTTTTGCATGCAGAACAAGTAATGTAGAAGAACTTCTAGGATACTTGTGAGAACTTGTGATACCTTCTAGGATTAACATGTAGTTACCATTTTTTGGTAGAGGGAGGATAAGCTAATGAATTTCCAACACCACAGCCAAAGGCGAGCCAAAGGTGGCGTGGTGAGGCTAAATCATTGTAATTGGGAAAATGATATTCCTTGATGGTAAAgctgtgagacccgaccctagttctcatgtgtgcatgtgtgtgtgtgtgaatgcaTCTCGTCTATTTTGGGCCCGCAGTCCTACCGATCAAATTCCGGCGACTCGCGatcttcggatagtgattgccgttacccttgagttcggtcacgtagacccaactcggattgacccaagacttatgccattgcgatcgcatcgtcgccgcagttccaacgccacgtctcatgcgtaaatccgatatgtccatcaaaagttatgggccgcgcatcatttggaccgttgatcgcatttttggtgggactcacatgatttACACGTTTTTCCATGTGCACGTTTGCCAATGATGATGACATCACCATTTCCATGATGACCTATGGCCTAGTCTATGGACCTATAGCCACCAAGCAAGCATGGGATttctttctccaaaaaaaaaataatcatgagCTATGTTTTTTTTCAAGGCAATTATGACTCACCCTACCCCATGAGCAATGAGTATTTTGCTCTTCTCAAAACCCATCATTTCTTTTAAACAATCATTTCCTCCCATAGCTacaactctctcctctctctccctctttcttcatttctctcttctccttgcTAGGCTttggacgtccaccattgctaaaatttccagccctctttcctctctcttcccCCTTAATCCAGCCCTCTAAAtcacatcatcaccattgaatcttcttccttgaagcttgagtatggtggttgaagaatcttgaagatccatcatgtgggtgagcatgtagaatagattacattgtttttcttcatagatcttttgttgtttcatatggagagtataggactcaccacatcaatggtggaaatcctacACCACTCCTTGGATGTGGTCTTTAGCCACCACTTGCATGCGTGTGATcttgatagggccattctccatggaccctatcttGATGAGATTTTCTTTCATCTATGCATcatgggtcatctaaaccttagATTCCTAGctgtagggcccatgcatgcatgagaTCCTCTTTGATCTTGCATGTACATGTTGTTTCCTTCATTGTGGAGGGTTTATAGTAGCGGAGCCCTCCCTATGGCCGGCATGTTCTCCCCCTTCTGTGGTTTAGATGTGatgattttgtggcccacctgatgtgccatgcaaccaggatTTTCATATTTTTGGGACTTGCAGGCCCAAGTTGCTGGAcgcccaggcccaactgtgctgcccaATTTTGTTGCTAGATATTGGaaggcctttgggcctgattttaaggATTATTTTGGAAGGGATTTGGGCCTGAGGGTTGTgtgacacatcaaggtggaccccaccttgtggaatctgtgATTTATtacccatttattaattttatgggctgatctagacagcaacatgttgttgtccagattgctggaatttttttatgctgtaatatatgggttgtaggccttgtttgtggcttCTTTTTCCCTGATTTCTTAAActtttctttgaggtgtggaccccaccaccttcAAATTTTcctgtttgatcacccaaaagaggggaccaaggagggtggacggtctagattttttctagactgtccagccacactgtttgctggaaaaacataaatatcagcctgatcttgaaatggtgggccacctttgtggacctcACCTTACTATATACTTGtctaggaaggttggccttgcatttttccaaatttacataaaCCTGGGCACACTTAAATGGGGTGCACAAGTCAGGGGCAGCAGCATGTTTCAGCAGGAATTatttctggaccttgctgtccatattttatatgaattaaataaaatacttatactacctcaaaaattctaaaattttgcagagaggtgtcccatccatggtaggacctacctgcaaaattttagggccaatggatcCCATTTGGCATCCAAaaggggtgggccaacatagtgggctgccagaaatttctgttgtgcagttCAGCAGCAAaatcccataaaaataaaatcttaaaaaaatattCTCTTAGAAGGTGGACCATCTTTCTGGGTCCCACTttgttgtaggcttgatgagggaccttgggtccaaatttcaggaattttggaggcccagaacccacccatttggatggcccaaattcatgaCAGTTACATTTCTTGCAACATTCCaccctggacagattgtaatttcaaaatttattaaaatacttttgagtgtccaaaaattatgaaaatttacagggaggtggcccacccatggtaggacccacctaccaaattttaggTCCAATGGACCCTTGTGcacaccatggcaagggccggactggcccaccacgttgggacgtccaggtcagttcgattttctggacagactgatttctataaattaattaaaatacttctagttatccaaaaatcagaaattttgtggaggtgtggcccacccatggaaggaccacccTACAAATTTTTaggaaatgggtgggctggaattccagcaaggggCCCAAAATTGTTGCATGGTTGATTtcttttggagctgttgtggcccaccagatttaagggagtgttgcacacaCTCTTGCCTTcgttccttagacatttttgggcttaatttgtGCCCctcaaggcccacctttgtggtgatattGTAAGCTAACATTAACCAGATTTTTAAGTAGTTTTATAAATGggaataacgctctctaatctcggcctcgtattcccaagacgcctcggtctccgaatgatgaccctatTGCactttcaccaaaggaatgaccttagtcctcaggacctgctccttccgatcaagaatacgaattgcctgctcaatgtaagaagcatcctcacggacctcaagtggctgccaatcaatcacaggaatagtgtcggACCCACATTTCCGCAACATAGAAATATGGAATACATCGTGAATTgtggacaactcaggaggtaaggcaagcctataggccacagcgcctatgcgctcggtaatctcaaaaggtccaataaatctcggggcgagcttgcccttcatgCCAAagcgaaccacacccttcataggcgagaccttgagatataccatgtcctcgactgcgaactcgaggggtacgccgacgatcagcaaaactcttctgccggctctaagctgtatgcatcctctgcctgataacatcaatagcctccgacgtctgctgcacaagctcgggacctaagagacgacgctctccaacctcggtccaacaactaggagatctgtacggtctgccataaagtgcctcaaaagaagtcatgccaatagtcgcctaatagctgttgttgtttggtggcccatagaggcccttataggtggttgaaggtccaccttgggcctggctaggaccgttcctttttaagatcataactctctcttagcttgtgggtcatcccaaagtactgggcccccactagagaatTTTTCTTCTCCTTAGGACACCTGTCTATGTGCttagaccttgaccctccttaggacggaggattccatattccacaggtagcacacttatattttgtgacccatatgcatcatctgtatgaattgattgcattgtgtggtggtcattgagggatggagtgtcccatgactctcttagcttgcgggtcatcccaaagtactgggcccccactagaggatttttcttctccttaggACACCTGTCTATGTGCttagaccttgaccctccttaggaaggaggattccatattccacaggtagcacacttacattttgtgacccatatgcatcatctatatgaattgattgcattgtgtggtagtCATTAAGGGATGGAGTGTCCCCCCTTATGCACATTGTGTGCTTgtagctagtgcatgatctgtgtatgTGACTCATGTattgacatcgcatttcatgatggtATCCCTTGtccatcagggccttacctccacaagGATATTCGTGGAAGGTCGTATgagtggacaccagaaatgttgtgtgagcataccaggtgcataggatgcctatgggtgaaattcttaaaacttccatggtaccaaggatctgctccaacgccgtgaccgagtggaaactatgagtgcacgagggccttataccgttaggccgcgactcccactatcgtgtggttgtttggataggggtgtggccttacctgcctagtgtgaggaggcgttgctaggctgagtttgaccagctcgtaaatgggtctgctaccttcaggccttgttggtgattggctgtccacaggcgggtagtgaggtctcttacgctcgtttgactatgaagggtttgtagagcggcagtcattcagcagtgtaatggaccccggtgatttccttataattgaaaatgtacttgatatgtggtttggatatgagcactggcattacttgcatcgcattaacattggatgtgtaagccccttcatgcattgccttagtatggcgtccagtacttaTTGCATCGTAattatgataagccttggtaaggctagtgatattctcattgagcacgTTTCTATCCTTGTACATCTTGTTATTCTTATGTGCAcctttgtcacacactttcaccaccctctaagcttctataagcttatgcacgattgatgcatgcaagagactctaggcaggcatcgtagcagcagagcgtggagtagatcTGAGTtgaggactctagtgttgctgacctttctctcttttcccattatcttatgtatgtcctttcggacctgatgtaagcttgtaaaagttcaaattcttagtggattttgtgatgtgtgccccttGTTATTCTCAGACATACTTGTTATAATTTTGGGTATGATTGTATttgaatgattatactgttatggaaatcctccttataggatcccaggatcggaacctgccttaggagccgagaatgggatactacggaggctgttgcggctagaaccggccattgggttcctcgtgagtccggttaccgagtctggggtgtgacaaaagCTCTTTGaataattttcttttcaattacTTAAAAAAGATAAGAACGTGTTAACCGGTTCATATAGCCCATTACATATGGATATTGTCCATGAACAATACAGCAATATCGGCCCATATTGGCCCAAGACAGTACAGGGTGATAGGGGAAGCTGTATCGGGGCTGAAAATACAATACCCAATATACACCAATTTTAAACCCTGTGCATCCAAAGATTCTTAGGGACACCATGCATTAGTTGGATGTGTTTATTTTTTGTTACATTACTAAcatttacagttttttttttttttttctataagagGTGTTTTATGACATTGtaccctctcttcttctttttttcttaatttcatACTCTGCTACGTCACATAATGGAGGCATTTATGGATTAAGAGTAAGCTACAAGATAAGAGTTTCATCAATTATTTCAATATAGAGCACCTAAGTAATTCCAAAAGGTAAGATTTCAAGGCCTAGCGGTAATTGCAGTTGCATGTGATTTACATTAATAAGAAAAACAAGGATGCATACCAGTTTTTTCTTCCTAGCACTTGAACTTGCAAGCATCTCAGCCACTTTTTGCAACAGTTGCCTTTCTTCATTAGCAGAACACTCCTGCAATATGAAGTGAGGATTAGATTGAAAAGGTTTGGCAAGATGAGAAGATCATACGGTTAATATTCTTCTAATGTGAACCCAATGGTTTGAATTAGAAAATGGGAACCACCTCAAACTTCTTTTCAAGCTCACACAATTTCTGGTCATGGAGAGTTTGTGTCTCTTCAACAATATGGCTCAATTTGGATGCATGCAAGTCCAGAGTCTTGAAGAAGTTCACAGTAATTTTTGAAATAGATCGAGTTGTCTCCACGGCTCTATAGTGTCCCTGTCATAAAGGAAGCTGTTTTATTAGAAAAACCCTCAAAAAAGGGATTGCAGATcatgaaaaagaaaacgaaatgcCAATTGCCAATATTCTTTTAGTTTCTGACCTCCCGCTGCTGCTTTGCATACGAAGCCAGTTTCTCTTGTTGATTAGACAGGCTACTTTGAAGTTCATTCAATATCACATCGGCTTCCAAAGCAATTCTTTTGAAAAGCTGTGTTACGGGAAAATAAGGTTAAAACAgcaaaaagagaaaggaaagaaagatccACTTAAACAGGAGTAAAGATAAGCTTACATCCTCAAGAGCCAATGAGTGCATTGATACTTCTGaattaagattttcaaaagtcaacCTAGAATTCCCATCAAGTTCTCCAGCCAAATCATCCAATGCTCTGATCCCAGAGCCATACATGGTTTTCAACTTTCCTACCCTTTCTCTAAGTTCTTCAGTAGCCTATGGACAAACAGGTCACCAGATACAGTTACTGAGAATGGATTATATAGGCACAGAAAATGGCATCAGTTTGCTTTCACAGATGTCACACTCTACCTCAGCCTTTGTAGAGACAAAGGAATGCATATCTTCCTCCATTCCTTTCAGTTGTTGCTCCTGTTGCATTACGGAAGCAGCAACGGTCTTATGCAAGAGCTCAAGCTGCTGAGTTAATTGAGACTGGAATTTATGGACAAGAGTCTTGTTTCCATCTTCTATTTTGTCTTTACGCTCTGAACATCAAAGAGAGCAGAATCACTGGCAGTAATGAATTATTGTACCTTGTCTGTCATGCAATTAAATGCCCAAAACGAATGGGTTCCTCAAAATCACAGATACGAACCAATTTTAGCAAACAAGCCGGATACATCTGATGCTGCATTCTCTAGCTCTGAACGAAGCTCAAATGCACGCTCAATGAGTGCTTTCTCTGAAAGAACAACAAACTATCATCTCACAGCTATcaagaaaaggggaaaaaaaaaatttgcagaaaaataaatatttttagtttcaagTCACATAAATAATAACCAAGATGCAAATATGTGAAATGAGTATCAAAATTAGCAACAAAAAGAACAAATATTGCACAAATACAtctgtacagtttttttttttttaataagctaTGCTACAATACAAATATACATTTCTTTAGTATAACATGTGcgtttaaaaaattataataaaagtATCAATACTTGCATTTGGATATAGCAACAACTTCGTGTTTCTGAGGGACTTCCGAGCAAACTTGCAATTAGATGTTGGGAAGGCATGGAAAACAGAACTTGCATGAAGCTGGCttcccttttcttgctttttccacCCAAATCAGAGGAGAGTATGTACTGGGAGGCACTAAACATACCTCACATGTGTTTTGATGATAGTGAATCATGTGTGAGAACAGGAaattccaaatgcaccctaaaataTTCTACATAAGCTCAAGCTTATTGTGCATGTAATATGAGCGAAAAACATATAACTTCCCCTGATACCACCTCTCATAGCATCAATAGGTGCCAAATGCCACCTTGAGGAGCTCTCACTTAACAGGCATGTCCCAAATATTTCTATATGTGCTCAAGCTTATTATGCAGACAATACAAGGAAAAGGGAAGATAACGTATAGAGGATTTTGTCCTAGGTACCACCTCTCAAGGCACCAATAGGTGTGTCCCAAATGCCACCTCAAGGCATTCTCACTCAACAGGCATGTCCCAACTCCCAACACAGCAGATATTAATGGAAAAGGATGAACTTGCTAAATGGATATGATAAACTTCGCTCACCTGATCTAAGGAGATTAGCAATCAGGTATTCCTTTTCTTTAATAGTGGAGTTTGCTTGTCTATATCTTTCTTCAAGGTCACATAATGCATGTTCAGTGTCCTCGAGTTTTCTCTGCAGCAAATGCGAAATAGAGATAATTTCTTAcattcaagtaacataattagCAAATAGATCAGAATTTGGACATTGCTCAGTGTACAGGTCAGGTCTTAAACATCGCTATCCCTGTAGTTATACCTGAGTCTTTTCGAGTTTGTCACTTAAATCTGCAGTCAACTGCTGCTGGGAATCATAAAGTTCTTGAAGCCCAATGAGTTGCTGCATGCCACATGCAACTATGTAGTTAGACATTGAAAATAGAGAAATGAAATGATCTGCAAGGAACCAACTAAATGGAGATGTAGGATGTACCTTGTCCTTGGATTCTGAGTCAAGTTCTATGCGCTCAATTTTTTCCACCATGGCCTGGACaaagagaggaaaaaataaaaaagcttgaTCAAAAAACACCAATTCATTTCTGTTCCAAAGAATAGATATTCACAAACAGATTGGATTATTTAGAGCCCAACCTTCTTCTCAGCTTCTTCATGCAGGTAACGATCTCGTGGAATATAGATGCCGTTCTTCTCTCTTGCAGCATAAACCTCTGGTTGGGTTCAGAAACATAATGAGCAATTGTATCCATCAGATGCAAATTTTAATCTAATTAGATTGACATCAAAGCATCCAATTGTTTGACGGGAGGATGAAACTGATGTCAAAATCATATTTCACTTAAATTGACAGTCGAGATCCAAAATAGTAGGCATTAGCAACCTTGTTTAAGACGATCAATTTCAGAATAAAGATCCTTGATCAATGCTGATTTCATCATCTTCTGATTAACCTGcaaatatttaataaaaaattaaaaattaaaaaattaaattaaattaaaaaaaccctTCAAAATAATGTTTGACTTCAAAGATAGTGGACAAATGGCATTAACCAGTCCCCATTACTGACCTCTGGCTTATTCTTGATATTTTTTGCACGGTGTGCATAATCTAGAGTGCTGAGTGTCTCTTCCAAGCAGTGTATGGAAGGTGATATGGTTGCAATTATGCATGTCTTTGTTTTTCCTCCCAGGGAATCCCTCAGTAACCTCGTCAATTTGCTATCCCTGTTGTACCAAGGAAATCATCATTTTCTCACACCCACATTATCAAGACAACAATTGGAAACCAATCAACTGCCACTGATTCACACCTGTATGGAATATGACCAGAATGCTCAACAAGTGCATTAATGACACGACCAAGTGTAAGCAAGCTTTTATTGATCTCTCCTGCTTCCCTTGCTCTACCCTGCAACCAAATCCAGAGAGCATATCCATAACAATTTGCAAGATAAgaatttaatataaataaatgCCAAATATTAGTTTAATCAGAAATCCCAATGTGGTACTTAACACTAGTACTCGGCAATTCGTGGtattaattttaaataaattaaaaaaaaaaaaaaacccttctctGACTCTACAAAAGGCTCATTTTGCATGGGATAATGCATTTTACATACATGCTTACAAGCATACAATATAAATACATACACTAAAAAAGGCATTCTAACAGTACCCATCACATAGGATAATACATCTACATATGCTTAGCACTGTACAATCCAAATACACTTCAGTAGGCACACCAATCATCAGCATATGTAACTACAATAAGACATTTTCTTCAGTACCAAAATGAAACATGATAAAAGGTGGGATACCTCTCTAGCACCCGAACGTGAAATGTTCTCAGAACCAGCAAGGTCGACAAGGTTAAGTTTTCCGCATTTGATAAGCTCTTCACCCTCTGGTGTACACTCCTTAATGTGAATAGTGATAGAAAATATAGAATGAGAGCGGCTACTTTGCTTGTTAAGAAGGGTTTCTGCAGTACGCCGTTTGGAAGAACCTTTATCCAAGATCTTATAAATTTCATTAGCCGTTGTAACTATCTCCTCTTCCAGGCCTCTCACAAAAACACCACCTTTCCCATCTTCCATAAGGGCTATGGGTTTCTTTGACTTGTCATCTACGAATCTCGAACATTCCTCCAGTGCCAAAAGATCTGTTATCTCTTCATTGTATAGCTCCAGAAATGTAACTTTCATGCTGTACTCAGCATCCTGTGCTTCAAGTATATCAAAAATTTGTCGAACGGCTCTCGGAATAACACCTGCATCACTCGGAAATTCCCCATTCTGCAAAACCACCACAATcagaaaacaaaaggaaaaaaaaaaaactatttacgTTGTGCTTGGACAGATATTGGATTATGCATAATCATGCCTTTATG belongs to Magnolia sinica isolate HGM2019 chromosome 8, MsV1, whole genome shotgun sequence and includes:
- the LOC131253116 gene encoding kinesin-like protein KIN-5D — translated: MDYSQLQQQKKGMVSLSPSQTPRSSDKSIREMRSGDGNSNNGRHDKDKGVNVQVLLRCRPLSEDELRVNTPVVISCNEHRREVSAIQSIANKQIDRTFAFDRVFGPTSQQKDLYDLAVSPIVNEVLEGYNCTIFAYGQTGTGKTYTMEGGGKKTKNGEFPSDAGVIPRAVRQIFDILEAQDAEYSMKVTFLELYNEEITDLLALEECSRFVDDKSKKPIALMEDGKGGVFVRGLEEEIVTTANEIYKILDKGSSKRRTAETLLNKQSSRSHSIFSITIHIKECTPEGEELIKCGKLNLVDLAGSENISRSGAREGRAREAGEINKSLLTLGRVINALVEHSGHIPYRDSKLTRLLRDSLGGKTKTCIIATISPSIHCLEETLSTLDYAHRAKNIKNKPEVNQKMMKSALIKDLYSEIDRLKQEVYAAREKNGIYIPRDRYLHEEAEKKAMVEKIERIELDSESKDKQLIGLQELYDSQQQLTADLSDKLEKTQRKLEDTEHALCDLEERYRQANSTIKEKEYLIANLLRSEKALIERAFELRSELENAASDVSGLFAKIERKDKIEDGNKTLVHKFQSQLTQQLELLHKTVAASVMQQEQQLKGMEEDMHSFVSTKAEATEELRERVGKLKTMYGSGIRALDDLAGELDGNSRLTFENLNSEVSMHSLALEDLFKRIALEADVILNELQSSLSNQQEKLASYAKQQREGHYRAVETTRSISKITVNFFKTLDLHASKLSHIVEETQTLHDQKLCELEKKFEECSANEERQLLQKVAEMLASSSARKKKLVQTAVDSLRETAASKTNELQQEVSTVQDFTFSVKDQWTAYVEKTESHYLEDTSAVESGKLSLEQGLQHCMTKAKVSAQQWQNAQESLLSLEERNVASVNSVVRGGMEANQVLRARLSSAASTALEDVDVANRSLLSAIDYSLKLDHDACGNMDSMIVPCCGELRDLRSGHYHKIVEITENAGKSLEQEYMVDEPSCSTPRRRQFNLPSMASIEELRTPSFEELLKSFWEARSGKQLANGDMKHLLGVVYEAQAQSLRDPRVPLTTIN